One genomic region from Phragmites australis chromosome 1, lpPhrAust1.1, whole genome shotgun sequence encodes:
- the LOC133884535 gene encoding WUSCHEL-related homeobox 7-like codes for MASFNRHWPSMFRSKHAAQPWQTQPDMSSSPSSLLSGSTTTTGCSLKHSSGGEERSPDPKPRWNPRPEQIRILEAIFNSGMVNPPRDEIPRIRMRLQEYGQVGDANVFYWFQNRKSRSKNKLRTGSGGRAAPARAPPARQGAAPITPPPAQPQAQQVQLLASPVQAPTSSSSSSSDRSSGSSKPAAKLAAQGMSATAAMDLLDPLAAACPQMYYHGHPVAPASAPAPKAQELVAPEDPIFLPLPQGYYLSAAEVAAILGAQYMHVPAQLQAPALPTGTFLGQCNEVTGPTITGHRSCAWGAGLGQYWPGGGADHHQLGKNAAASNTVAREVAQEDATKPGLLQYGLGVVTAVDTASAAATLPLAASPDASVTIASVTASTAGLTRFAASTAPNDVVANYDPLQELADAVGVTGARDAAVAVAAPTGAETVGARGFAVLCIMDSSTGKSVLHNDVPATKLDVMAQFGEAAVLFRCIGERPEHVPVDASGCTVEPLQHGAVYYVLV; via the exons ATGGCCTCCTTCAACAGGCACTGGCCGAGCATGTTCAGGTCCAAGCACGCCGCGCAGCCGTGGCAGACGCAGCCCGACATGAGCAGCTCGCcgtcctccctcctctccggatccaccaccaccaccggctgCTCCCTCAAGCACTCCTCAG GGGGCgaggagaggagcccggatccGAAGCCACGGTGGAACCCGAGGCCGGAACAGATCCGGATCCTGGAGGCCATCTTCAACTCCGGCATGGTCAACCCGCCGCGCGACGAGATCCCGCGCATCCGCATGCGCCTGCAGGAGTACGGCCAGGTCGGCGACGCCAACGTCTTCTattggttccagaaccgcaagTCACGCTCCAAGAACAAGCTGCGCACCGGGAGCGGCGGGCGCGCAGCCCCCGCGCGCGCACCGCCGGCCCGCCAGGGGGCTGCGCCCATCACGCCGCCCCCGGCGCAGCCCCAGGCCCAGCAGGTGCAGCTGCTCGCCTCGCCCGTGCAGGCGCCTACctcgtcgtcctcgtcctcctccgatCGCTCGTCCGGGTCCAGCAAGCCGGCCGCGAAGCTGGCAGCGCAGGGGATGTCCGCGACGGCGGCCATGGACCTGCTCGATCCGCTTGCCGCGGCCTGCCCGCAGATGTACTACCATGGCCACCCTGTGGCGCCGGCTTCAGCGCCTGCGCCCAAGGCGCAGGAGCTCGTGGCCCCCGAAGACCCGATCTTCCTGCCGTTGCCGCAGGGCTACTACCTGTCGGCCGCAGAGGTGGCCGCCATTCTCGGCGCGCAGTACATGCACGTCCCCGCGCAACTGCAAGCACCGGCGTTGCCAACAGGGACGTTCTTGGGGCAGTGCAACGAGGTGACAGGGCCGACCATCACCGGCCACAGAAGCTGCGCCTGGGGTGCAGGGCTTGGGCAGTACTGGCCAGGGGGCGGCGCTGATCATCATCAGCTCGGCAAGAACGCCGCGGCGTCGAACACCGTCGCCAGGGAGGTGGCGCAGGAGGACGCCACGAAGCCGGGGTTGCTGCAATACGGCTTAGGCGTTGTTACGGCCGTGGACACGGCTTCCGCGGCTGCCACTCTTCCTCTTGCGGCATCGCCGGACGCCTCTGTCACCATTGCCAGTGTGACTGCTTCTACTGCTGGGCTGACACGTTTCGCTGCAAGTACTGCTCCTAATGATGTCGTCGCCAACTATGATCCGTTGCAAG AACTAGCGGACGCCGTCGGGGTCACCGGTGCACGCGACGcggccgtggccgtggccgcgCCAACGGGAGCCGAGACCGTCGGCGCGAGGGGCTTCGCGGTCCTGTGCATCATGGACAGCAGCACGGGCAAGAGCGTGCTGCACAACGACGTCCCGGCCACGAAGCTCGACGTGATGGCGCAGTTCGGCGAGGCGGCCGTCCTGTTCCGCTGCATCGGCGAGCGCCCCGAGCACGTCCCCGTCGACGCGTCGGGCTGCACCGTCGAGCCGCTCCAGCACGGTGCCGTCTACTACGTGCTGGTATAA